One window of the Halarcobacter mediterraneus genome contains the following:
- a CDS encoding ABC transporter ATP-binding protein, with protein MEKIDLKYIWKILLKKRKILITGQLLTVIAILISIPIPLMLPALVDEVLLGNPAFFVSSINKIFGEGNEFYYIFIITVLVILLRLLHLIISVLLTKIFTNISKYITFRIREKLLLHLKNVCMNEYESLGSGSITANLITDINTLDNFIMSGISKLVTSVLSLFAVAIVIIMIHPLLGLMIIIIQPLIMYLSKRIVKKVGDLKKEENQAISEFQDNIGESLDLFGQIKASNKEDYFFENAISKAKNIQISSNKFSYKNVIYQKFSFTLFLISFEVLRASGLLMVVYSDLSIGMMLAMFAYIWFIINPVNDILSFQYFYSTAKAALNRINKILQLKQEPRGIESFNNKGLNIKLSNLNFSYNSGDKILSDITINIKQGEKVALIGASGSGKTTLAQIIAGFYTKDSGEITYNNISIENIDKKELRKNLFLVLQMPILFNNTLRFNLTMGKEIKEETIYKVLEITQLKDDVLLMKDNIDTIVGKHGIRLSGGQRQRLSIARMLIANPSVVIFDESTSALDVHTEAKIFNNLENILKEKTVITIAHRLSTIKNADIVYVLDKGKVIQSGNHNDLELEEGHYLNFIKKQLI; from the coding sequence CTTCTAAAAAAAAGAAAAATATTAATTACAGGACAATTATTAACAGTTATTGCAATCTTAATAAGTATTCCTATTCCATTAATGCTTCCTGCTTTAGTTGATGAAGTTCTTCTAGGAAATCCTGCTTTTTTTGTATCTTCAATAAATAAAATATTTGGGGAAGGAAATGAATTTTATTATATTTTTATAATAACTGTTTTAGTAATTCTTTTAAGACTTCTTCATCTTATAATATCAGTTTTACTTACAAAAATATTTACAAATATCTCAAAGTATATAACTTTTAGAATAAGAGAAAAGCTACTTTTACACTTAAAAAATGTTTGTATGAATGAATATGAAAGTTTAGGCAGTGGTTCTATTACTGCAAACTTGATAACAGATATAAATACCTTAGATAATTTTATTATGTCAGGAATTAGCAAACTTGTAACTTCTGTTCTAAGTTTATTTGCTGTTGCAATTGTAATTATTATGATTCATCCATTATTGGGATTAATGATTATAATTATACAACCACTTATAATGTATTTATCCAAAAGAATTGTGAAGAAAGTTGGTGATTTAAAAAAAGAAGAGAATCAAGCAATTTCGGAATTCCAGGATAATATTGGAGAATCCTTGGATTTATTTGGACAAATCAAAGCTAGCAATAAAGAAGATTATTTTTTTGAAAATGCTATTAGTAAAGCAAAGAATATTCAAATTAGCTCAAATAAATTCAGTTACAAAAATGTGATATATCAAAAATTCTCTTTTACACTATTTTTGATTTCTTTTGAAGTTTTAAGAGCCAGTGGCTTATTAATGGTTGTTTATAGTGATTTATCAATTGGTATGATGTTAGCTATGTTTGCATATATTTGGTTTATTATAAATCCTGTAAATGATATTCTTTCATTCCAATATTTTTATTCAACTGCAAAAGCAGCATTAAATAGAATAAATAAAATTTTACAACTAAAACAAGAACCAAGAGGAATAGAATCTTTTAATAATAAAGGTTTAAATATTAAATTAAGTAATCTTAATTTTTCTTATAATAGTGGTGATAAAATTTTAAGTGATATTACAATAAATATAAAACAAGGGGAAAAAGTAGCCTTAATTGGTGCTAGTGGTAGTGGAAAAACTACTTTAGCTCAAATAATTGCAGGCTTTTATACAAAAGACAGTGGAGAAATCACTTATAATAATATTTCAATTGAAAATATAGATAAAAAAGAATTAAGAAAGAATCTTTTCTTAGTACTTCAAATGCCTATACTTTTTAATAATACACTAAGGTTTAATCTAACTATGGGGAAAGAAATAAAAGAAGAAACTATTTATAAAGTTTTAGAAATAACTCAATTGAAAGATGATGTATTATTAATGAAAGATAATATTGATACAATTGTTGGAAAACATGGTATAAGACTAAGTGGAGGACAAAGGCAAAGATTAAGTATTGCAAGAATGCTCATAGCAAATCCTTCAGTTGTAATTTTTGATGAATCCACCTCAGCTTTAGATGTTCATACAGAAGCAAAAATATTTAATAACTTAGAAAATATTTTAAAGGAAAAAACTGTTATTACTATTGCTCATAGATTAAGTACAATAAAAAATGCTGATATAGTTTATGTACTTGATAAAGGAAAAGTTATTCAAAGTGGTAACCATAATGATTTAGAATTAGAAGAAGGTCACTACTTAAATTTTATAAAAAAACAATTAATATAA
- the hutX gene encoding heme utilization cystosolic carrier protein HutX codes for MKEKINKILKENPEISTIDIAKQLEVSEYVVLQNINEDLAKAVDKEKFDEIIEDISTWGKILMIKITPSFVIEIKDFMPTGTYGHGYYNFNSSNSSISGHLKVSNIEKIIFVSKKHRGMLSHSIVFYDSKGEHIFKIFVTRDKNRELIQEQVDKFMNLKNRL; via the coding sequence ATGAAAGAAAAAATAAACAAAATTTTAAAGGAAAATCCAGAGATTTCAACCATTGATATTGCAAAACAATTAGAAGTAAGTGAATATGTAGTCTTGCAGAACATAAATGAAGATTTAGCAAAAGCTGTTGATAAAGAAAAGTTTGATGAAATCATTGAAGATATTTCAACTTGGGGGAAAATTCTAATGATAAAAATAACCCCTTCATTTGTTATAGAAATAAAAGACTTTATGCCCACTGGTACATATGGACATGGTTACTATAATTTTAATTCAAGTAACTCTTCCATTTCTGGACATTTAAAAGTTAGTAATATTGAAAAGATAATTTTTGTATCTAAAAAACATAGAGGAATGTTGTCTCATAGTATTGTATTTTATGATTCAAAAGGAGAACATATATTTAAAATTTTTGTTACTAGAGATAAAAATAGAGAACTTATCCAAGAACAAGTTGATAAGTTTATGAATTTAAAAAATAGACTATAA
- the metH gene encoding methionine synthase yields MIDIKKLIEEKVIIIDGAMGTQLQVADIKDEYWIYEGINLEGCNELLNLTAPHILEKIHDAYASAGADLISTNTFGSMPWVLDEYDIPETSYELSKLGAQLVKRSCEKFSTEDKPRFVLGSIGPGTKLPSLGHISYDEMFEGYKIMAQGLIDGGTDIFLLETCQDPLQIKAALHALKEVSPETPIMVSVTIELSGTMLIGTDAMTIAAILEPFNILSLGFNCGTGPKQVHKHVKTLSEVCKFPISVHSNAGLPQNRGGQTYYPMQPKEFTELTKEFLEFNGVSFLGGCCGTTPEHIEALTKSVEGIKPRKPSGFLKASLSSLFNVVPLKQDPAPLLIGERSNATGSKAFRELLKANDYEGTLSVGQQQVRAGAHVIDVSVGFAGRDETGDMDKVVSLYSQKVSLPLMPDSTQVPALEAALKQIGGRCIINSVNLEDGEEKFDVICKLAKKFGAALVCLVIDEVGMAKSKKRKLEVAERIYDLCVNRHGFKPDDLVFDMLTFTIGSGDDEYRTAGIETLEAIKEFQLRHPEVGTTLGLSNISFGLDQKARVYLNSIYLDHCVKAGLTSAIVNVKHILPLNKISDDDRKACDDLIFNNQEDGDPLFKFIEHFANVDDMEEQSDEEYQKLAPIDKVKKLLLDGDKERMLPLVEELRHEVNPEIIVNEWLIDGMKVIGELFGSGQMQLPFVLQSAETMKATVDALNPYLPKEEKASETVLVLGTVKGDVHDVGKNLVDIILSNNGFKVINIGIKADLNDFIIAVREHKAQAIGMSGLLVKSTAVMKENLEELQKQGIDIPVLLGGAALTKGFVNDYCRSIYDGPIFYCRDAFDGVVSMQRIEEGDLENTALAADLVDEEEVARKEEKEVVINEEDVVLPEAGEFTFPPLWGRVALDNSVIDKDLVFKWINHRVLFRQRWGYKRAKNSKEKFLEHEKNVVEPIYERLKEEFIEKELFDPIAIYAYYPCISKENKLYIFSEDYAFHSLEEAKNIPPLEKAIKVMQFPRQRKTPHRCIADYFANDRLDVVAFTFASAGLKLSPYEAELYKDSKFTEYYQVHGLGVELAEALAEVLHKQIRLDLDIVPKEGNTLHDVQMKQYVGCRYSPGYAACPDLEQSRDMFDLLKPEEFGIELSETFQIHPEQSTCAIVVPHHKAKYYNV; encoded by the coding sequence ATGATAGATATAAAAAAACTAATAGAAGAAAAAGTTATAATTATTGATGGAGCTATGGGAACACAGCTTCAAGTGGCCGATATCAAAGATGAATATTGGATTTATGAAGGTATAAACTTAGAAGGCTGCAATGAACTTCTAAATTTAACAGCTCCTCATATTTTAGAAAAAATTCATGATGCGTATGCAAGTGCTGGTGCTGATTTAATTAGTACTAATACTTTTGGTTCTATGCCATGGGTTTTAGATGAATATGATATTCCTGAAACTTCATATGAATTATCAAAGTTAGGTGCCCAACTTGTAAAAAGGTCTTGTGAAAAGTTTAGTACAGAAGATAAACCTAGATTTGTATTAGGTTCAATAGGACCTGGAACAAAATTACCTTCTTTAGGTCATATATCTTATGATGAAATGTTTGAGGGCTATAAGATTATGGCTCAAGGTTTGATTGATGGGGGAACAGATATCTTTTTACTTGAAACTTGTCAAGATCCCTTACAAATAAAAGCAGCATTGCATGCTTTAAAGGAAGTCTCACCTGAAACTCCTATTATGGTTTCAGTTACTATTGAACTTAGTGGAACTATGCTTATTGGAACAGATGCAATGACAATTGCAGCTATTCTGGAACCTTTTAATATTTTATCTTTAGGTTTTAACTGTGGTACTGGACCAAAACAAGTACATAAGCATGTTAAAACTTTAAGTGAAGTATGCAAATTCCCAATTTCTGTACACTCAAATGCAGGTCTTCCTCAAAATAGAGGTGGACAAACTTATTATCCAATGCAACCAAAAGAGTTTACAGAATTAACAAAAGAATTCTTAGAGTTTAATGGAGTGTCTTTTTTAGGTGGTTGTTGTGGTACAACTCCTGAGCATATAGAAGCTTTAACTAAATCTGTTGAAGGGATTAAACCAAGAAAACCAAGTGGGTTTTTAAAAGCTTCTTTATCTTCTTTATTTAATGTAGTTCCTTTAAAGCAAGATCCTGCACCACTTTTAATAGGTGAGCGATCTAATGCAACGGGTTCAAAAGCCTTTAGAGAATTACTTAAAGCAAATGATTATGAAGGAACACTTTCAGTAGGACAACAACAAGTAAGAGCAGGGGCTCATGTTATTGATGTGTCAGTTGGATTTGCAGGACGTGATGAAACAGGAGATATGGATAAAGTAGTATCTTTATATTCTCAAAAAGTTTCACTTCCTTTAATGCCAGATTCAACGCAAGTTCCAGCATTAGAAGCTGCTTTAAAACAAATTGGTGGAAGATGTATTATCAATTCAGTTAACTTAGAAGATGGGGAAGAAAAATTTGATGTTATTTGTAAGTTAGCTAAAAAGTTTGGTGCAGCCCTGGTTTGTCTTGTAATTGATGAAGTTGGTATGGCAAAAAGTAAGAAAAGAAAACTTGAAGTAGCAGAGAGAATCTATGATTTATGTGTAAATAGACATGGATTTAAACCTGATGATTTAGTATTTGATATGCTTACCTTTACTATTGGTTCAGGGGATGATGAGTATAGAACTGCAGGTATTGAAACACTTGAAGCAATTAAAGAATTCCAGCTACGTCATCCAGAGGTAGGAACTACCCTTGGACTTTCTAATATCTCATTTGGTCTTGACCAAAAAGCAAGAGTTTACTTAAACTCTATTTATCTTGATCATTGTGTAAAAGCTGGATTAACTTCTGCTATTGTAAATGTTAAACATATCTTACCACTAAATAAAATCTCCGATGATGATAGAAAAGCTTGTGATGATTTAATCTTCAATAATCAAGAAGATGGTGACCCTTTATTTAAATTTATAGAGCATTTTGCAAATGTTGATGATATGGAAGAGCAAAGTGATGAAGAGTACCAAAAACTTGCACCAATAGATAAAGTTAAAAAGCTTTTACTTGATGGTGATAAAGAAAGAATGTTACCACTAGTTGAAGAGTTAAGACATGAAGTAAATCCAGAAATCATAGTAAATGAGTGGCTAATTGATGGGATGAAAGTTATTGGAGAATTATTTGGAAGTGGACAAATGCAGTTACCATTTGTACTTCAAAGTGCAGAGACTATGAAAGCAACAGTTGATGCTTTAAATCCATATTTACCAAAAGAAGAGAAAGCTAGTGAAACAGTACTAGTCTTGGGTACAGTTAAAGGTGATGTGCATGATGTTGGTAAAAACTTAGTTGATATTATTCTTTCTAATAATGGATTTAAAGTAATCAATATTGGTATCAAAGCTGATTTAAATGATTTTATTATAGCAGTACGTGAGCATAAAGCTCAAGCTATTGGTATGAGTGGTTTACTTGTAAAATCAACAGCAGTAATGAAAGAAAATCTTGAAGAGTTACAAAAACAAGGTATTGATATTCCTGTTCTTTTAGGTGGAGCTGCACTTACAAAAGGTTTTGTAAATGATTATTGTAGATCAATTTATGATGGTCCAATTTTTTATTGTAGAGATGCTTTTGATGGTGTTGTTTCAATGCAAAGAATTGAAGAGGGTGACCTAGAAAATACTGCACTTGCAGCTGATTTAGTTGATGAAGAAGAAGTAGCAAGAAAAGAAGAAAAAGAAGTAGTTATCAATGAAGAAGATGTTGTACTTCCAGAAGCAGGAGAATTCACTTTCCCTCCATTATGGGGAAGAGTTGCTCTTGATAATTCAGTTATTGATAAAGACTTAGTTTTCAAATGGATTAACCATAGGGTTTTATTTAGACAAAGATGGGGTTATAAAAGAGCTAAAAATTCAAAAGAAAAGTTTTTAGAGCATGAAAAAAATGTGGTTGAACCTATTTATGAAAGATTAAAAGAAGAGTTTATTGAAAAAGAACTTTTTGACCCAATTGCTATTTATGCTTATTATCCTTGTATTTCAAAAGAGAATAAATTATATATTTTTAGTGAAGATTATGCATTTCATTCTTTAGAAGAAGCAAAAAATATTCCACCTTTAGAAAAAGCAATAAAAGTAATGCAGTTCCCTAGACAAAGAAAGACACCTCATAGATGTATAGCTGATTATTTTGCAAATGATAGACTTGATGTAGTTGCCTTTACTTTTGCAAGTGCAGGATTAAAACTAAGTCCTTATGAAGCTGAACTTTATAAAGATAGTAAGTTTACTGAATATTATCAAGTACATGGATTAGGTGTTGAGTTAGCAGAAGCCTTAGCAGAAGTTTTACATAAGCAAATAAGGCTTGATCTTGATATTGTTCCAAAAGAAGGGAATACTTTACATGATGTACAAATGAAACAGTATGTAGGATGTCGATATTCTCCAGGTTATGCAGCTTGTCCTGATTTAGAACAAAGTAGAGATATGTTTGATTTATTAAAACCAGAAGAGTTTGGAATAGAATTAAGTGAGACTTTTCAAATTCATCCTGAACAATCAACTTGTGCAATTGTTGTTCCCCATCATAAGGCAAAATATTATAATGTATAA
- a CDS encoding class I SAM-dependent methyltransferase — protein MSQQNFWNDKFSVNEYFYGKEANEFIKSCKENFDRSKDVLCLGEGEGRNAVFLAKKGFKVTALDASNIGLSKLQQFAKEHDVDILTKCIDLNHWEVNKKYGSIVSSYLHMHKNDRKRLFENIENALETNGYFIGEFFSTNQLAYNSGGPKDLDLLYSVEDFKESFPSCEKIKVEEVITHLNEGKGHQGEASVIRVILQKK, from the coding sequence ATGAGCCAACAAAATTTTTGGAATGATAAGTTTTCAGTAAATGAGTATTTTTATGGGAAAGAAGCAAATGAGTTTATAAAGTCTTGTAAAGAGAATTTTGATAGAAGTAAAGATGTCTTATGTTTAGGTGAAGGAGAAGGTAGGAATGCTGTCTTTTTAGCTAAAAAAGGTTTTAAAGTAACTGCTTTAGATGCCTCTAATATAGGATTATCAAAATTACAGCAATTTGCTAAAGAGCATGATGTGGATATCCTAACAAAGTGTATTGATTTAAATCATTGGGAAGTAAACAAAAAGTATGGTTCTATTGTCTCTTCATATTTGCATATGCATAAAAATGATAGAAAAAGATTGTTTGAAAATATCGAAAATGCTTTAGAAACTAATGGATACTTTATAGGAGAATTTTTTTCTACTAACCAATTAGCTTACAATAGTGGTGGTCCAAAAGACTTAGACTTGCTTTATAGTGTAGAGGATTTTAAAGAATCTTTTCCTTCTTGTGAAAAAATTAAAGTTGAAGAAGTTATTACTCATCTTAATGAAGGTAAAGGTCACCAAGGGGAAGCAAGTGTTATTAGAGTGATTCTTCAGAAGAAATAG
- a CDS encoding branched-chain amino acid transaminase, whose protein sequence is MTEAKYIWMDGEFVNWQDAKVHVLSHTLHYGNGAIEGTKAYKTHDGRCAIFKLEEHTKRLINSAKMTLIDVPFTADELNEAQIELLQKNELFEGAYIRPLVYLGYGVMGLYHKDAPAQVSISAWEWGAYLGEEGMKKGVRVKISSMTRTPNTSGMGKAKAVANYLNSQMAKFEAVEAGYDEALLRDDQGYIAEASGACFFIVRNGEIITPPNDNSLESITQATVLDLAEDLGYKVTRRRITREEIYIADEAFFTGTAVEVTPIREVDCRVIGEGERGPITEALQTAYFDVVQGKNEKYQKYLTYIN, encoded by the coding sequence ATGACTGAAGCTAAATACATCTGGATGGATGGGGAATTTGTTAATTGGCAAGATGCAAAAGTACATGTATTAAGCCACACATTGCATTATGGGAATGGTGCGATTGAAGGTACAAAAGCTTATAAGACGCATGATGGAAGATGTGCTATTTTTAAACTAGAAGAGCACACTAAAAGATTAATTAACTCTGCAAAAATGACACTAATTGATGTGCCTTTTACAGCTGATGAATTAAATGAAGCACAAATTGAACTATTACAAAAAAATGAACTATTTGAAGGTGCTTATATTAGACCATTAGTATATTTAGGATATGGTGTTATGGGACTTTATCATAAAGACGCACCTGCCCAAGTTTCAATCTCTGCTTGGGAATGGGGAGCATACTTAGGTGAAGAAGGAATGAAAAAAGGTGTTAGAGTAAAAATTTCATCTATGACAAGAACTCCTAATACTTCAGGTATGGGTAAAGCAAAAGCAGTTGCTAATTACCTTAACTCTCAAATGGCAAAATTTGAAGCAGTTGAAGCAGGATATGATGAAGCATTATTAAGAGATGACCAAGGTTACATTGCTGAAGCTAGTGGAGCTTGTTTTTTCATCGTTAGAAATGGAGAGATTATCACACCTCCAAATGATAACTCACTTGAATCAATTACTCAAGCAACTGTTCTTGACTTAGCTGAAGACTTAGGATACAAAGTTACAAGAAGAAGAATTACTAGAGAAGAAATATATATTGCAGATGAAGCCTTCTTTACAGGTACAGCTGTTGAAGTAACACCTATCAGAGAAGTTGATTGTAGAGTTATAGGAGAAGGGGAAAGAGGACCTATAACAGAAGCATTACAAACAGCTTATTTTGATGTAGTTCAAGGGAAAAATGAAAAGTATCAAAAATACTTAACTTATATAAACTAA
- a CDS encoding SPFH domain-containing protein → MPIDNDYFKNRQQNKNNSNNNGGGGNYQPPFEPPEFFKNFGKKAGFIYAIIIIVAILFIFKPFVIIESGQVGIKVTAGKYEDRPLNPGFHLYFPVVQQVIVVDTKVRLINYASIETSGSGGFDRSIKLNPAINILDARGLPVSIELTVQYRLTAAGAPVTIATWGRGWEDKIVNPVVRNIVRNVVGGFNAEELPTRRNEIATMIENGIRTEIESLKDKPVSVESVQLREIVLPQKIKDQIERVQIANQEAQRVRYEVQRAKQEAEKKAALAKGEADKNRIEAQGRADAVTIEAKAQAAANKSIAASLTSNLLKMQQIQVQGKFNEALRENKDAKIFLTPGGSTPNIWVDTKNKSRDTAINQ, encoded by the coding sequence ATGCCAATAGATAATGACTATTTCAAAAATAGACAACAAAATAAAAACAACTCAAACAACAATGGAGGTGGAGGAAACTACCAACCTCCTTTTGAACCACCTGAATTTTTTAAAAACTTTGGGAAAAAAGCAGGTTTTATATATGCAATTATAATAATAGTTGCTATCTTATTCATCTTTAAACCTTTTGTGATAATTGAATCAGGGCAAGTTGGGATTAAAGTTACAGCAGGTAAATATGAAGATAGACCTTTAAATCCTGGTTTTCACTTATATTTTCCTGTAGTCCAACAAGTTATTGTAGTAGATACAAAAGTAAGATTAATAAACTATGCTTCAATTGAAACAAGTGGTAGTGGTGGTTTTGATAGAAGTATTAAACTAAATCCAGCAATTAATATTCTTGATGCAAGAGGTTTACCTGTTTCTATTGAATTAACAGTTCAATATAGACTTACAGCTGCAGGAGCTCCTGTTACTATTGCTACTTGGGGTAGAGGTTGGGAAGATAAAATTGTTAACCCTGTAGTAAGAAATATTGTAAGAAATGTTGTTGGTGGATTTAATGCGGAAGAGTTACCAACAAGAAGAAATGAAATTGCTACAATGATTGAAAATGGAATTAGAACAGAAATTGAATCACTAAAAGACAAACCCGTATCAGTTGAATCTGTTCAATTAAGAGAAATTGTTCTTCCTCAAAAAATCAAAGATCAAATTGAGAGAGTTCAAATAGCAAATCAAGAAGCTCAAAGAGTAAGATATGAAGTTCAAAGAGCAAAACAAGAAGCAGAGAAAAAAGCAGCCTTAGCAAAAGGGGAAGCTGATAAGAATAGAATTGAAGCACAAGGTAGAGCAGATGCAGTTACAATTGAAGCAAAAGCACAAGCTGCTGCAAATAAATCAATTGCCGCTTCACTTACATCAAATTTACTTAAAATGCAACAAATCCAAGTGCAAGGTAAATTTAATGAGGCACTTAGAGAAAATAAAGATGCAAAAATTTTCTTAACTCCTGGTGGTTCTACTCCAAATATTTGGGTTGATACAAAAAACAAATCAAGAGATACAGCAATTAATCAATAA
- the hisIE gene encoding bifunctional phosphoribosyl-AMP cyclohydrolase/phosphoribosyl-ATP diphosphatase HisIE produces the protein METIDLIDWEKMDGLIPVITQDANTNEVLMLAYMDKEALELTLETKIAHYFSRSKKRIWKKGESSGHTQEVVSTMVDCDNDTLLIKVNQNGVACHTGRKSCFFTDLETNKIISDVEIDTTAAYGVIETLYHTILEKKNDDPSKSYTAKLLKGNENSMLKKIVEEAGELTFAIKDNNEEEIIYEAADLMYHCLVALGSKNISPERVKQELAKRFGMSGIEEKNSRVEK, from the coding sequence ATGGAAACTATAGACTTAATAGACTGGGAAAAGATGGACGGGTTAATCCCCGTAATTACTCAAGATGCAAATACAAATGAAGTTCTAATGTTAGCTTACATGGATAAAGAAGCTTTAGAATTAACTCTTGAAACAAAAATAGCACATTACTTTAGTAGAAGTAAAAAAAGAATTTGGAAAAAAGGTGAAAGTTCAGGGCATACTCAAGAAGTAGTTTCAACAATGGTTGACTGTGATAATGATACCCTTTTAATAAAAGTAAATCAAAATGGTGTAGCTTGTCATACAGGAAGAAAGTCTTGTTTTTTTACAGATTTAGAAACAAATAAAATTATCTCAGATGTAGAAATTGACACAACTGCAGCATATGGAGTAATAGAAACTCTTTACCATACAATTCTTGAAAAGAAAAATGATGACCCTTCAAAATCTTATACAGCAAAATTATTAAAGGGTAATGAAAACTCTATGTTGAAAAAAATTGTGGAAGAAGCCGGAGAATTAACTTTTGCAATTAAAGACAATAATGAAGAAGAAATAATCTATGAAGCTGCTGATTTAATGTACCATTGTCTAGTAGCACTTGGAAGTAAGAATATAAGTCCGGAAAGAGTAAAACAGGAACTTGCTAAAAGATTTGGAATGTCTGGTATTGAAGAAAAAAACTCAAGAGTAGAAAAATAA
- a CDS encoding ABC transporter permease, translated as MKRSLRNIYALMIKELRTLFHDKIMLFLIIYSFSFAIYIGGTATSTEIRNASIAFVNEDNSILSNRIISSFYKPRFNTPGVINNNEIDSYMNSGYYTFVVVIPSEFEKNVISGNTPNIQVNIDATRMSQAGIGAGYIQAIINQEISSFLNASGTDSLELVEVINRYKYNSSLESSWFGSINEIISNIVMISILLSAASLIREREHGTIEHLLVMPLNPIEIMLAKVCTASIVVLICVSFSLSLVVEYILNVPLSGSIILFLFCTFLVLFATTSIGIFIGTISKNMPQMGMIFILTILPLMMLSGTVTPYESMPESIQFLMHLLPISHFVDISQAVLFKGAGITIIYKSMLSMFLIGVVFFIFTFILFKRSLDTQK; from the coding sequence ATGAAAAGAAGTTTAAGAAACATCTATGCTCTAATGATAAAAGAATTAAGAACCTTATTCCATGATAAAATTATGTTATTTTTAATAATATACTCTTTTTCTTTTGCTATTTATATAGGAGGAACGGCAACTTCTACAGAAATAAGAAATGCTTCAATTGCTTTTGTTAATGAAGATAATTCAATATTATCAAATAGAATTATTAGTTCTTTTTATAAGCCAAGATTTAATACTCCTGGCGTTATTAATAATAATGAGATAGATTCATATATGAATTCAGGATATTATACTTTTGTTGTTGTTATTCCTAGTGAGTTTGAAAAAAATGTTATTTCAGGTAATACACCTAATATTCAAGTAAATATAGATGCAACAAGAATGTCTCAAGCGGGAATAGGTGCAGGATATATTCAAGCTATTATAAATCAAGAAATCTCATCTTTTTTAAATGCTTCAGGCACTGATTCTTTAGAGCTAGTAGAAGTTATAAATAGGTATAAATATAATTCTAGTCTTGAAAGTAGTTGGTTTGGTAGTATAAATGAAATTATAAGTAATATTGTGATGATATCCATTCTTTTATCCGCTGCATCTTTGATAAGAGAAAGGGAACATGGAACTATAGAGCATCTTCTTGTTATGCCTTTAAATCCTATTGAAATAATGTTAGCTAAAGTTTGTACTGCAAGTATAGTAGTTTTAATTTGTGTATCTTTTAGTCTAAGTTTAGTGGTTGAATATATACTTAATGTTCCTCTTAGTGGGTCAATAATACTTTTTCTATTTTGTACTTTTTTAGTTTTATTTGCTACTACATCAATTGGTATTTTTATTGGTACTATTTCTAAAAATATGCCTCAAATGGGTATGATCTTTATCTTAACAATATTGCCTTTAATGATGCTTTCTGGAACTGTAACTCCATATGAAAGTATGCCAGAATCTATACAGTTTTTAATGCACTTACTACCTATTAGTCATTTTGTAGATATTTCACAAGCAGTACTTTTTAAAGGTGCAGGAATTACAATTATTTATAAAAGTATGTTAAGTATGTTTTTAATTGGAGTAGTTTTTTTTATTTTTACATTTATTCTTTTTAAAAGAAGCTTAGATACTCAAAAGTAG